One region of Novipirellula artificiosorum genomic DNA includes:
- a CDS encoding FAD-binding oxidoreductase, producing the protein MDSERQRVQDDLRGIVRGEVLCDPLSCQLYASDASVYQIIPIGVVRPQTVADVIATVQYAAEQRLSIQPRGAGSGVAGESLGTGIVLDFSRFMRRITVEPDATQITVQSGAVLAEVNQTLAPSGRWFGPDPATRSITTMGSVLAINASGSHYLRSGSPRDNIVSMRIVTADGELLKLSKHQPGESVERAAGEGVSTTAGRLARGVVEIENQFHSLITAKKYVANSRSGYRFDGVIDSAGSVDLAKFMVGTQGTLGIIIDATLHTELVPTHRGVALLFFRRLDSAARCAVKAIQHGLVACDLMDRRLLQIARETEPKFSELLPREAEAMLLVEIQGESLGDLYDRLAIIRQELAQGTDGAFASVDAVRQSERDFFWSLSRRVIPRLHRVKGADAPLPFIEDIAVSPESLPEVLVAIQDTLQKLQTTATVFAHAGHGQLHIRPFLDLSSQSDRKKLLDLANEVAEVVWNHGGQISVEHAAGLSRSYLLPRQFGALWQAHGQVKRLFDPLHRLNPGKLFGAELQKPNVNLRPADQTIEVSRSGRVLIEADEAIARQAHEQGKAVPQLEVLQNWSAGASVSQVSRSCNGCGRCRTNSPAERQCPMFRSLRSEEASPRAKANLLRGVLSGQLKVEDLADDRAKQIADLCFNCHQCRLECPASVDIPKIVGELKAQYVATNGLPLSDLLLGRIDSIAAIASRIPWLSNVLIRSRTSRWLVERLFGLSAARELPPVVGETFLRYASKRRWTKSNPHGGLKVAYFVDHYANYHDPEIGRALAEILQQNGIGLFVPPGQKASGMARISAGDIKGARRVARRNLRVLADAVRQGYTILATEPAAVLCLRHEYVNLMNDQDAHLVAENSFEACDYLWRLHQQNRLSTDFIPVDADVSYHQPCHLRVLDPDQAGPNLMQLIPELSVNRVEAGCTGMAGTWGLQRKNYRNSLRVGWPLISAMRAAGPWRAATECSTCKMQIEHGAGRKTLHPLKVIAYAYGRMPKFQSEIMD; encoded by the coding sequence ATGGATAGCGAACGTCAACGAGTGCAGGACGATTTACGCGGTATCGTGCGAGGCGAAGTCTTGTGTGATCCGTTGTCGTGCCAACTGTACGCCTCCGATGCGAGTGTCTATCAGATCATTCCAATCGGTGTCGTTCGGCCGCAAACCGTGGCGGATGTGATTGCAACGGTGCAGTACGCAGCGGAGCAACGCCTATCGATTCAGCCCAGAGGGGCCGGCAGCGGTGTTGCTGGCGAATCACTTGGTACAGGCATCGTGCTCGACTTTTCTCGGTTCATGCGACGGATTACGGTCGAACCGGATGCCACTCAAATCACCGTGCAAAGCGGGGCGGTGTTGGCGGAGGTGAACCAGACATTGGCTCCCTCTGGACGTTGGTTTGGTCCTGACCCGGCAACGCGCAGCATCACGACGATGGGGAGCGTGTTAGCGATCAATGCGTCGGGCAGCCACTATCTGCGCAGCGGATCGCCTCGCGACAACATCGTTTCGATGCGCATCGTCACCGCGGACGGCGAATTGTTGAAATTGTCCAAGCACCAGCCGGGTGAATCGGTCGAACGCGCTGCGGGTGAGGGCGTTTCGACGACTGCGGGACGGCTGGCACGTGGCGTCGTGGAAATCGAGAATCAGTTCCACAGCTTGATCACAGCGAAAAAGTACGTTGCGAACTCTCGTAGCGGCTACCGGTTTGACGGCGTGATCGATTCGGCCGGATCAGTCGATTTGGCAAAGTTCATGGTGGGGACTCAAGGGACGCTGGGAATCATCATCGACGCGACGCTGCACACCGAGTTGGTGCCGACCCATCGAGGGGTTGCGTTGCTGTTTTTTCGACGACTCGATTCGGCGGCGCGGTGTGCGGTCAAGGCAATCCAACATGGGTTGGTTGCTTGTGATTTGATGGACCGCCGCCTGCTTCAGATCGCTCGGGAAACCGAGCCGAAGTTTAGCGAGTTGCTGCCTCGAGAAGCCGAGGCGATGTTGCTGGTTGAGATTCAAGGCGAGTCACTCGGTGATTTGTACGACCGGTTGGCCATCATTCGCCAAGAACTCGCTCAGGGAACCGACGGCGCCTTCGCCTCGGTTGATGCGGTTCGCCAATCCGAACGAGATTTTTTTTGGTCGCTTTCTCGCCGAGTCATCCCGCGACTGCACCGCGTGAAGGGGGCCGACGCGCCGTTACCGTTCATCGAAGATATCGCGGTTTCGCCCGAATCACTGCCCGAAGTGTTGGTGGCGATTCAGGACACCCTTCAGAAGCTGCAAACGACGGCGACGGTGTTTGCTCATGCAGGGCATGGCCAATTGCACATTCGGCCTTTCTTGGATCTCAGCAGCCAATCGGACCGCAAAAAACTACTCGACCTTGCGAACGAGGTCGCCGAGGTGGTTTGGAATCATGGGGGGCAGATCAGTGTCGAGCATGCCGCGGGCTTGAGCCGGTCGTACCTGTTGCCCCGCCAATTTGGCGCACTTTGGCAAGCGCATGGCCAAGTCAAACGCTTGTTCGATCCGCTACATCGATTGAACCCCGGTAAGCTTTTCGGTGCGGAACTGCAGAAGCCGAATGTGAATTTACGTCCGGCCGACCAGACAATCGAGGTCAGCCGGAGTGGTCGCGTTTTGATTGAGGCCGACGAAGCGATTGCTCGCCAGGCACACGAGCAGGGCAAAGCGGTTCCGCAGTTGGAAGTCCTGCAAAATTGGAGCGCCGGTGCCTCTGTTTCTCAGGTCTCGCGTAGTTGCAACGGCTGCGGAAGATGCCGCACGAATTCGCCTGCGGAGCGGCAATGTCCGATGTTTCGCTCGCTGCGAAGTGAGGAGGCCTCGCCGCGTGCAAAAGCGAATTTGTTACGAGGCGTGTTGAGTGGCCAATTGAAGGTTGAAGATTTGGCCGATGATCGCGCCAAACAGATCGCAGATTTGTGTTTCAATTGTCATCAATGCCGGTTGGAATGTCCGGCGTCGGTGGACATCCCCAAAATCGTTGGCGAACTGAAGGCACAATACGTCGCCACCAACGGACTGCCGCTGTCGGATTTGTTGCTCGGCCGGATTGATTCCATTGCAGCAATCGCTTCGCGGATTCCCTGGCTATCGAACGTGTTGATCCGCAGCCGCACGTCACGATGGCTCGTCGAGCGATTGTTCGGATTGTCGGCAGCACGCGAGTTACCTCCGGTCGTTGGCGAAACCTTTTTACGCTATGCCTCGAAGCGACGTTGGACGAAATCCAACCCCCACGGCGGGTTGAAAGTTGCCTACTTTGTCGATCACTACGCGAACTACCACGATCCGGAGATCGGCAGGGCTTTGGCGGAGATTTTGCAACAGAACGGGATCGGCTTGTTCGTCCCACCCGGTCAAAAAGCGAGCGGAATGGCGAGGATTTCGGCCGGTGACATCAAGGGGGCCCGACGCGTGGCGAGACGAAACCTCCGCGTCCTTGCCGATGCGGTTCGGCAAGGCTATACGATTTTGGCAACCGAACCTGCAGCCGTTTTGTGCCTCCGGCACGAGTACGTCAACTTGATGAATGATCAAGACGCTCACTTGGTTGCGGAGAACTCGTTTGAAGCGTGCGACTACTTGTGGCGTTTGCACCAACAGAATCGCTTGTCGACCGACTTCATCCCAGTCGACGCGGACGTTTCCTACCACCAACCCTGTCATTTGCGAGTGCTCGACCCGGATCAAGCAGGGCCAAATCTGATGCAGTTGATACCGGAGCTTTCGGTCAATCGAGTCGAAGCGGGATGCACGGGGATGGCGGGGACCTGGGGACTACAACGAAAAAACTATCGAAATAGCTTGCGGGTCGGATGGCCACTGATCTCGGCGATGCGGGCAGCGGGCCCGTGGCGGGCAGCGACGGAGTGCAGCACGTGCAAGATGCAAATTGAACATGGCGCTGGACGCAAGACCCTGCACCCATTGAAGGTGATCGCCTATGCTTATGGACGAATGCCCAAGTTTCAGAGCGAAATCATGGATTAG
- the folE gene encoding GTP cyclohydrolase I FolE, whose translation MDSHTCGSSRNGRSEPPLFVDPNEPRAEGVDFKRIEAAVRVILDAVGEDPDREGLLETPARVARMYAEMFAGLQSDPGRHLAKVFTEEYDEIVLVRDISFCSMCEHHLLPFTGKAHIAYLPSGKVVGLSKLARVVEEVARRPQVQERMTQTIADLVEDRLSAQGVAVVCEATHSCMTMRGVRKPGSLCLTSAMRGAFRDDPKSRAEVLGLINRES comes from the coding sequence CTGGACTCACACACCTGCGGCTCGTCTCGCAACGGCCGATCCGAACCGCCGTTGTTTGTTGATCCCAATGAGCCTCGAGCCGAAGGTGTCGATTTCAAGCGAATCGAGGCGGCGGTGCGGGTGATTTTGGATGCGGTGGGCGAGGATCCGGATCGCGAAGGGCTGCTCGAGACACCTGCCCGAGTGGCTCGGATGTACGCGGAGATGTTTGCGGGGTTGCAAAGCGATCCTGGCCGGCATTTGGCGAAGGTTTTTACCGAAGAATACGACGAGATCGTCTTGGTTCGCGATATTAGTTTCTGCAGCATGTGCGAGCACCATCTGTTGCCGTTCACCGGCAAGGCTCATATTGCCTATTTACCAAGCGGTAAGGTGGTTGGTTTGAGCAAATTGGCAAGAGTGGTGGAAGAGGTTGCGCGGCGTCCTCAAGTACAAGAGCGGATGACGCAGACGATAGCTGACTTGGTCGAAGATCGCTTGTCGGCTCAGGGCGTTGCGGTTGTTTGCGAAGCGACGCACAGTTGCATGACGATGCGGGGTGTACGTAAACCGGGAAGTTTGTGTTTGACCAGTGCGATGCGGGGGGCGTTCCGCGACGACCCCAAATCTCGGGCGGAAGTGTTGGGGCTAATCAACCGAGAATCTTAA
- a CDS encoding extracellular solute-binding protein translates to MTTLGAFLVFGCVPRSESDVVVYSALDEEFATPILDAFERSVEQETVVVSKFDVESTKTVGLVNRILAEREKPVCDLFWNNEILHTVRLQKLGLLQPRSWAVEQGWPSDMIASDGSWCGFAARARVILVNTDRITDPADYPRSVSDLTDKKWKGQCAMARPLFGTTATHFAVLRELNGHQPTLDQLGQMKDNAVVLSGNKQVALAVSAGTAAWGLTDTDDAIIEQDLGRPVAIVFPDQLPDQSGTLRIPNSVALLKNSPHPVAAARLADYVVSPKTEDRLAMGESSQLPVSRAAKFPPRVLPDQPVRWMQVDFEAAAENWDQWAAEVLEIFSL, encoded by the coding sequence GTGACGACACTCGGTGCGTTTCTCGTGTTCGGGTGTGTCCCGCGCAGCGAAAGTGACGTCGTCGTTTATTCGGCACTTGATGAAGAGTTCGCGACGCCAATTCTCGATGCGTTTGAACGGTCTGTCGAGCAAGAAACCGTTGTGGTATCGAAGTTCGATGTCGAATCGACCAAGACCGTCGGACTGGTCAACCGAATCCTTGCCGAACGAGAAAAACCGGTATGTGATCTGTTTTGGAACAACGAAATTTTGCACACCGTCCGACTGCAAAAACTCGGCTTGCTTCAACCGCGGTCGTGGGCGGTCGAGCAGGGGTGGCCCAGCGATATGATTGCCAGCGACGGGTCGTGGTGCGGTTTCGCAGCGCGGGCCCGAGTCATCCTTGTGAACACCGACAGGATCACCGATCCCGCCGACTATCCAAGGTCGGTTTCCGATTTGACCGATAAAAAATGGAAGGGCCAATGCGCGATGGCTCGACCGCTGTTTGGCACAACCGCGACCCATTTTGCGGTGCTCCGGGAACTCAACGGTCACCAACCGACCCTGGATCAACTCGGGCAAATGAAGGACAACGCCGTGGTGCTATCAGGAAACAAACAAGTCGCACTCGCGGTTTCGGCTGGTACCGCCGCGTGGGGACTGACCGATACAGACGACGCAATCATCGAACAAGATCTCGGACGGCCTGTTGCCATCGTCTTCCCCGACCAATTGCCGGACCAAAGCGGCACCCTGCGAATCCCCAACAGCGTCGCGTTGCTGAAAAATTCGCCCCATCCGGTGGCCGCCGCAAGACTTGCCGACTACGTGGTGTCACCAAAGACCGAGGATCGTTTGGCGATGGGCGAAAGCAGCCAGCTGCCGGTCTCGCGAGCAGCCAAGTTCCCGCCTCGAGTGCTCCCGGACCAGCCGGTTCGGTGGATGCAAGTCGACTTTGAAGCCGCCGCCGAGAATTGGGATCAATGGGCCGCCGAGGTCCTTGAGATCTTCTCACTTTAG
- a CDS encoding prenyltransferase/squalene oxidase repeat-containing protein, with the protein MVVPPPREVVFEASQNRHRTRNAGVVVPKHSVKRAELGLEANRNGSGRNGAGRDEDGQSRRRWAGDVHILTEAQSDTSDAAKVGDEEVPLANHRRSFYDTPAWLVSTVFHLFLLLILALVTPLRNEPGTLLLSAAQTQPRDAPALAEFAIESIAIDAFPEMEEIESDVDMEPSVRDIVVENPVETTPTPLQVDDLFSAYTIRSGATVIPNFEAPGSKGDVGSIRDGMFSGRTGAMKQRLLESAGGTELTEQAVALGLAWLKRQQHYDGSWSLMGPYRDGGRVDSKTAATAMAMLAFMGAGNTHREGPYSEELLRAVKWLISQQDSTGWMANNSQHNHKMYAQAQATIALCELYGMTGESWLRPRAQLACDFASLAQSPPGGWRYEPHYDSDTSVTGWFVMGLQSGIAAGLEVDPLVFDRVDQYLNSVEASYGAAYAYQRGDPQSRAMSAEGLLCRQYLGWKPNSGPMTKGLQSLVMNEPIDLDRRDVYYWYYATQAIHHFGGPLWEQWNDRMRVVLPASQQRQAPEAGSWSPQGDAWGHSGGRLYTTCLSLYCLEVYYRHMPLYQPQEQDAAKNEAVVEPPESTEGDSLQETTDGDEPLF; encoded by the coding sequence ATGGTTGTTCCACCACCCAGGGAAGTCGTTTTTGAGGCGTCGCAGAACCGGCATCGGACGCGGAATGCTGGGGTTGTCGTTCCGAAGCACAGCGTCAAACGTGCCGAGTTGGGGTTGGAAGCGAATCGGAACGGGTCGGGTCGCAACGGGGCGGGTCGGGACGAGGACGGGCAATCGCGACGCCGCTGGGCGGGCGACGTCCACATCCTCACAGAGGCTCAGTCCGACACGAGCGATGCTGCCAAGGTGGGGGATGAGGAGGTGCCGTTGGCGAATCATCGCCGGAGCTTCTATGACACTCCCGCTTGGCTTGTCAGCACCGTCTTCCACCTGTTTCTACTCTTGATCCTTGCTTTGGTCACGCCGCTGCGAAACGAACCGGGCACGCTACTGCTTTCCGCTGCTCAGACGCAACCACGCGATGCACCGGCACTGGCCGAATTTGCGATCGAATCGATCGCGATTGATGCGTTCCCCGAGATGGAAGAAATCGAGTCCGACGTGGATATGGAGCCGTCGGTCCGCGACATTGTTGTGGAGAATCCGGTCGAGACAACACCGACACCGCTCCAAGTCGACGATCTGTTTTCGGCATACACGATCAGGTCGGGGGCCACCGTGATCCCCAACTTTGAAGCGCCAGGCAGCAAAGGGGACGTCGGCAGCATCCGAGACGGCATGTTTAGCGGACGCACTGGGGCGATGAAACAGCGACTGCTCGAATCGGCCGGCGGGACCGAGTTGACCGAGCAGGCGGTCGCGCTCGGGTTGGCTTGGTTAAAACGACAACAGCATTACGATGGCAGTTGGAGTTTGATGGGGCCCTATCGCGATGGCGGTCGAGTGGACAGCAAGACAGCCGCAACGGCGATGGCGATGTTAGCGTTCATGGGCGCCGGAAACACTCACCGCGAAGGCCCGTACAGCGAAGAATTATTGCGAGCGGTAAAGTGGCTGATCAGCCAGCAGGACAGCACGGGTTGGATGGCGAACAATTCTCAGCACAATCATAAGATGTATGCCCAGGCCCAAGCGACAATCGCCTTGTGCGAACTCTATGGCATGACCGGTGAATCGTGGCTTCGTCCGCGTGCTCAGTTGGCATGTGACTTTGCCTCGCTCGCTCAGTCGCCTCCCGGAGGTTGGCGATACGAGCCACACTACGATAGCGATACTTCGGTGACGGGGTGGTTTGTGATGGGGCTGCAGAGTGGAATAGCGGCGGGATTAGAAGTCGACCCCCTGGTCTTCGATCGGGTCGACCAGTACCTGAATTCGGTCGAAGCGTCTTACGGCGCGGCGTACGCGTACCAGCGAGGCGATCCTCAATCGCGAGCCATGTCCGCCGAGGGGTTGCTGTGTCGACAATACTTGGGGTGGAAACCGAACTCGGGCCCGATGACCAAGGGGCTGCAATCGTTGGTGATGAACGAACCCATCGATTTGGACCGCCGTGATGTCTATTATTGGTACTACGCGACCCAGGCCATTCACCACTTCGGAGGACCACTCTGGGAACAATGGAATGATCGGATGCGGGTGGTGCTGCCTGCGTCGCAGCAACGGCAGGCGCCCGAAGCAGGAAGTTGGTCGCCGCAGGGCGACGCCTGGGGCCACAGTGGCGGTCGCTTGTACACAACTTGTCTCTCTCTGTACTGCTTAGAAGTCTATTACCGCCACATGCCGCTTTATCAGCCGCAGGAACAGGACGCGGCAAAGAACGAAGCAGTCGTGGAGCCACCTGAGTCAACCGAGGGTGACTCTTTGCAAGAGACCACAGACGGCGACGAACCGTTGTTCTGA
- a CDS encoding AP2/ERF family transcription factor translates to MNANRNITRIDRESSGGYLVRIMRKGKKTSKFFSDSENGGKKKALTAARAFRDGQEKKMKGYTSKELSKIMRSNNTSGVVGVRLVEEVDMRWPSQPTYLYWVAQWSPKKGVRKTKRFSVEKYGDEEAYRLACLARKKGVSAMKA, encoded by the coding sequence ATGAATGCGAATCGCAACATTACCCGCATCGATAGAGAATCTTCGGGCGGTTACCTCGTACGGATTATGCGAAAGGGCAAGAAGACATCAAAGTTCTTTTCCGATTCCGAGAACGGCGGCAAGAAAAAGGCGTTGACTGCGGCCCGGGCGTTCCGGGACGGACAAGAGAAAAAGATGAAGGGATACACATCCAAAGAACTCTCCAAGATCATGCGTTCGAACAACACTTCAGGCGTTGTTGGTGTTCGGTTGGTAGAGGAAGTCGATATGCGTTGGCCATCACAGCCCACCTATTTGTACTGGGTTGCTCAGTGGAGTCCGAAAAAGGGAGTCCGCAAGACGAAGCGTTTTTCCGTCGAGAAGTATGGTGATGAAGAAGCGTATCGGCTCGCTTGTCTTGCCAGGAAAAAGGGCGTTTCCGCAATGAAAGCGTAG
- a CDS encoding DUF167 domain-containing protein, whose amino-acid sequence MIPIHWSNETCTFDVHVTPKAKRASIGGMHDGALRVAVLQPADKGKANKAVAESIASTLGIAKSRVEIIRGHTSRRKTVSIHDVKRIDLQPLIDLG is encoded by the coding sequence ATGATTCCGATCCATTGGAGCAACGAGACTTGCACATTCGATGTCCACGTCACGCCGAAGGCAAAACGAGCTTCGATCGGAGGTATGCATGATGGGGCCCTGCGAGTCGCCGTGCTTCAACCGGCCGACAAGGGGAAAGCAAACAAGGCGGTAGCGGAATCGATCGCCTCGACACTGGGCATTGCGAAATCGCGGGTCGAGATCATCCGAGGCCACACGTCGCGTCGAAAGACGGTCTCGATTCATGACGTCAAGCGAATCGATCTGCAGCCGTTGATCGATCTGGGTTAG
- a CDS encoding tetratricopeptide repeat protein, which yields MSNDNPFSQNYSPSPPRFSQTPSSPPHSPGNRVFVVLGVIALGVMLFCGGIGLVVFFAARQIAQPSSGIEQPERVGGFQADADRFNQVLARLSSDPGFKPTTTDPELERFLERSIEDSTAGDEIAFSRDQFIEAVANSKASGGSFGFLDRLTLRTWLDEYPPAPASLDDFTRVIDIRMAPSGNLAEVDLLSYSEESQIDALEWFLAKENDQWRLYDWQRMAFGRRMSDEYASYIKGEPPIDEGYDLAMELLSEAEIAWYEDRREEARRLLLEAEKKPMLAADRSVARLRTAHTWMRLEEYDEAIRVMKTISDPNGMWGVWPSMAVCLWSLDRNEDALEAARNAEKQAPDHPNTRWILSEVLRDLDRDDEAAGYAVKALQVCPHDPTLIRSVVDRLRVEDVPVLVELQAVAGNNEDWASLLDAAIYDEPFAKKLAEEISARDTLPKGLHQLARGALAWANEDHDLAATHFLAAERAAERESLKSLAAENYLSLRMLEDRYDELFSESDDLNATLKSLFLLACEDELYCDEALLLQSLEKRSSDLPIGWATGLKAWAEFMLDQHETAFADFDAFDKWLDANPDSLSEQDRWVIDTTDYYLASLLLRLGRPMEVIQRWPESVARHEQVGTSLLQTGNREQIVAFLKDTQQTPSESVELQRLRLQAAEAFFDGDARRGDELQQQAVELSRSVYSDDQTYWADELLRQRAIDLVWSRLIRQGQTEIAGASEMTPEDRETFMLAAISESVDLRDAEQVQVWAKQAENMGIVSGDSYASIQAQIGEFELARGHSAASAEAFKRAVDHTETDRTWYRQHQVENVMEALLLSKHADRIEQARSWLSTQSSESDGVPLRVTVDLAAGDSETLVSALQQVDPDDVSSWLSQSLTRKLLLPQLDKAWALELLQQHPVTISSVPCAATGELVMGEGGDITLAVVQRLIGEALGERFVAKSIPVKPLEQDDAAWMVTSSTGQRVLVQWSHPKYEIGELPPMLASSLSEPLRRMTICILDDLPSAQERLFQVASRAAGETAILFCWDNQDRKWIGPDLSQKLKWDDRVPVSPSMPIVTLIETLETDDDADFVDLEEWDKRLQDSGGELDIFLTLSAGPVVERLPGVLVGVNSEEYDLLVRPRRDSVLDPLVKNGVVYTTYSSMIEHDGP from the coding sequence GTGTCGAACGACAATCCCTTTTCGCAGAATTATTCACCTTCGCCCCCTCGCTTTTCACAAACTCCGTCTTCCCCACCCCATTCGCCAGGCAACCGCGTGTTCGTCGTGCTGGGGGTGATCGCCTTGGGGGTCATGTTGTTCTGTGGCGGCATCGGATTGGTCGTTTTTTTTGCGGCTCGCCAGATTGCCCAGCCGAGCTCAGGCATTGAACAACCCGAGCGTGTTGGCGGGTTCCAAGCCGATGCGGATCGGTTCAACCAAGTTCTCGCCCGATTGAGTAGTGACCCTGGCTTCAAGCCGACCACAACCGATCCAGAACTCGAGCGATTCCTCGAGCGGTCCATCGAAGATTCAACGGCGGGTGATGAGATTGCATTTAGTCGCGATCAGTTCATTGAAGCGGTGGCAAACAGCAAAGCGAGCGGAGGAAGCTTTGGCTTCCTGGATCGATTGACTCTGCGCACCTGGCTTGACGAATATCCGCCAGCTCCAGCCAGCCTGGATGATTTCACACGAGTCATCGACATCCGAATGGCCCCATCTGGCAATCTGGCAGAAGTCGATCTGCTTAGCTACAGCGAGGAAAGCCAAATCGATGCATTGGAGTGGTTCTTGGCGAAAGAGAACGACCAGTGGAGGCTTTACGATTGGCAACGAATGGCGTTCGGTCGACGAATGTCCGATGAGTATGCGTCCTATATAAAAGGCGAACCACCGATCGACGAAGGCTACGACCTGGCAATGGAGCTGCTCTCAGAAGCGGAAATTGCCTGGTATGAGGACCGCCGCGAGGAAGCACGACGGTTGCTGCTTGAAGCCGAAAAGAAGCCGATGCTAGCAGCCGATCGATCGGTGGCTCGTTTGCGAACGGCACACACGTGGATGCGACTTGAAGAGTATGACGAGGCGATTCGGGTGATGAAGACCATCTCCGATCCCAATGGCATGTGGGGTGTATGGCCTTCGATGGCCGTCTGTTTGTGGAGCCTCGATCGGAACGAGGATGCGTTGGAAGCAGCACGCAACGCTGAAAAACAAGCTCCCGATCACCCGAATACTCGTTGGATCTTGTCGGAAGTCCTACGCGATCTCGACCGTGACGACGAGGCGGCGGGGTACGCAGTCAAGGCACTGCAGGTGTGTCCGCATGACCCAACGCTGATTCGCTCGGTTGTCGACCGCCTGCGTGTGGAAGATGTCCCGGTTTTGGTTGAATTGCAAGCGGTCGCGGGAAACAACGAGGATTGGGCATCGCTCCTTGATGCGGCGATTTACGACGAGCCATTTGCCAAAAAGTTGGCCGAAGAGATTTCAGCGCGAGACACGTTGCCGAAAGGATTGCATCAGCTGGCCCGAGGGGCGTTGGCGTGGGCCAACGAGGATCACGATTTGGCTGCGACGCATTTTCTCGCAGCCGAACGGGCAGCCGAACGCGAGTCTCTCAAAAGCTTAGCAGCTGAAAACTATTTGAGCCTGCGGATGCTCGAAGATCGCTACGACGAACTGTTCTCCGAATCCGACGACTTGAATGCTACGTTGAAGTCGCTGTTCCTACTTGCTTGCGAAGACGAGCTCTACTGCGACGAGGCATTACTGCTTCAGTCGCTGGAAAAACGATCGTCCGATCTGCCCATCGGCTGGGCGACGGGGTTAAAGGCTTGGGCCGAGTTCATGTTGGATCAACACGAAACGGCATTTGCCGATTTTGATGCATTTGATAAGTGGCTTGACGCGAATCCTGATTCGCTTTCGGAACAGGATCGTTGGGTCATCGACACCACCGATTACTATTTGGCGTCATTGCTGCTGCGTCTTGGCCGGCCGATGGAAGTGATTCAGCGATGGCCTGAGAGCGTTGCCCGTCACGAACAGGTTGGCACTTCGTTGTTACAAACGGGTAATCGCGAGCAGATCGTTGCCTTCTTAAAGGACACGCAGCAAACGCCAAGCGAATCGGTCGAGTTGCAACGGTTGCGTCTACAGGCTGCGGAGGCGTTTTTCGATGGTGATGCCCGTCGTGGTGATGAGTTGCAGCAGCAAGCAGTTGAGTTGAGTCGAAGTGTCTATAGCGACGATCAAACTTATTGGGCTGACGAACTATTGCGGCAGCGAGCGATTGACTTGGTTTGGAGCCGGTTGATTCGGCAAGGTCAGACCGAGATCGCCGGAGCCAGCGAGATGACCCCCGAGGATCGCGAAACCTTTATGCTCGCTGCGATTTCCGAATCCGTCGACCTGCGGGATGCAGAGCAGGTACAGGTATGGGCAAAGCAAGCGGAAAACATGGGGATCGTATCCGGTGATTCCTACGCCAGCATTCAAGCACAGATCGGTGAGTTCGAGTTGGCGCGAGGGCACAGTGCGGCGAGTGCCGAGGCTTTCAAACGTGCGGTCGACCATACGGAAACCGATCGAACTTGGTATCGCCAACACCAAGTTGAGAACGTTATGGAAGCATTGCTGCTGTCCAAGCATGCCGACCGAATCGAACAAGCCCGCAGTTGGTTGTCGACCCAGTCAAGCGAGAGCGACGGCGTTCCGCTTCGCGTTACGGTCGATTTGGCCGCAGGCGATTCCGAAACGCTCGTTTCCGCATTGCAACAGGTTGATCCCGACGACGTTTCGAGCTGGTTGAGCCAGTCGCTCACACGCAAGCTCCTACTGCCGCAGCTCGACAAGGCGTGGGCGCTCGAACTGTTACAACAGCACCCTGTCACGATCTCGAGTGTCCCCTGTGCGGCGACCGGTGAATTGGTGATGGGGGAAGGAGGAGACATCACTCTCGCCGTTGTCCAGCGGTTGATTGGCGAAGCCTTGGGTGAACGGTTTGTTGCCAAATCGATACCGGTCAAGCCGCTCGAGCAGGACGATGCGGCGTGGATGGTGACGTCCTCGACCGGGCAGCGGGTCTTAGTTCAGTGGTCGCACCCGAAATACGAGATTGGCGAGTTGCCACCGATGCTTGCCAGTTCGCTCAGCGAGCCGTTGCGGAGAATGACGATCTGCATTTTGGACGACCTTCCCTCCGCTCAAGAGCGATTGTTTCAGGTTGCTTCGCGAGCCGCCGGCGAGACTGCAATCCTTTTCTGTTGGGACAACCAGGATAGGAAATGGATAGGACCCGATCTTTCGCAGAAATTAAAATGGGACGATCGTGTTCCTGTCTCACCTTCGATGCCCATTGTCACGTTGATCGAAACGCTCGAGACGGATGACGATGCCGATTTCGTTGACCTCGAAGAGTGGGACAAGCGATTGCAAGATTCCGGTGGTGAGCTCGACATTTTCTTGACGCTTTCAGCAGGGCCCGTTGTCGAGCGGCTTCCAGGTGTGTTGGTGGGGGTCAATTCAGAAGAGTACGATTTGTTGGTTCGACCGCGACGCGATAGTGTACTGGACCCCCTTGTCAAGAATGGGGTGGTTTACACAACTTACTCCAGCATGATCGAACACGACGGCCCCTAA